In Nocardioides nitrophenolicus, the genomic window GCGGCCGACGCCGACACCGACGTGGCCGCGACGCTGCAGGACGTGCTGCTCGACCTGGCGCCCGTCGTGCTCGACGCGCCGTCGGCGACCACGCGGGTGGCGGAGGCGTTCCTGGCGCTGCCCGGGGCCAAGCACCCCGACAGCAACCTCGGCATCGACCCGCTCGGCGTCATGCTGCGCGACATCCCGCTGGCGGTCGACGAGGCGGTCGCCGAGCTGCAGACCCTGGCCCGCAAGGCCCACCAGAACGACGTCCGGGCGATCGTGGTCGACGCCACCGCGGCCCACGACCTCGGTGCGAGCGACGCCCAGGAGCTCGGCTGGTCGATCGCCGTCGGCGTGGCCTACCTGCGCTGGCTGACCGACCACGGCCTCTCGGTCGAGGACGCCGCGCGCCAGGTGGAGTTCCGCTACGCCGCCACCGACGAGCAGTTCCCGACCATCGCCAAGCTGCGCGCGGCGCGGGTGCTCTGGGCGCGGGTGCTCGAGCTCAGCGGCGTCGAGAGCCCGGTGGCCCAGCGTCAGCACGCCGTGACCAGCCGGCCGATGCTCAGCAAGTACGACCCCTACGTCAACATGCTCCGCGGCACCGTGGCGGCCTTCGCCGCCGGTGTCGGCGGCGCCGACGCGGTCACCGTGCTGCCCTTCGACAGCGCCAACGGCCGTCCCGACGGCTTCGGCCGCCGGATCGCGCGCAACGTCAACCATCTCCTCATCGACGAGTCCCATGTCGCCGCGGTCGCCGACCCCGCCGGCGGCGCGTACGCCGTCGAGCAGCTCACCGCGGACCTCGCGGCCGCCGGCTGGGCGGAGTTCCAGCAGCTCGAGTCGGAGTGGGAGGGCGGCCACGACTTCGACCCCTTCCGCGCCCGGATCGCGGCCGTCGTCGAGCAGCGCGAGACCGAGATCGCCCGCCGCAAGCGTCCGCTGACCGGCCTCAGCGAGTTCCCCAACCTCGGCGAGACCCTGCCCGAGCGCGACGCCGACCCGCTGAACGACCGGGTCCGCCGCTACGGCGCGTCCTTCGAAGCGCTGCGCGACGAGCCGGCCGCCCGGCCGGTCTTCCTTGCCACGCTCGGCACCATCGCCCAGCACACCGCCCGGGCCACCTTCGTGAGCAACCTGCTCGCCGCCGGCGGCATCGCCGTCGAGGTCGCCGGGGCGACCGCGGGCGTCGAGGAGCTCGTCGCCGCCTACCGGTCGTCGGGAGCCCAGCCGGTCGTGTGCCTCGCCGGCACCGACGCGGCGTACGACGAGTGGGGCGGCGCCGCCGCGGCCGCCCTGCGCGAGGCCGGCGCGAGCCACGTGATCATCGCCGGCAAGGCCACCGACTACGTCGACGACAGCGCGGCGATGGGCGTCGACGCACTCGCCTTCCTGAACCACACGAGGGAGAAGCTGGCATGACGATTCCGAAGAGCTTCGCGGGCCTCCCGCTGGCCGCCGACCAGGCCGCGGCGGCCGCGCCGCACGTCCCGACCGGCGAGGGCTGGAAGAGCCCCGAGGGCATCGAGATCGCGCCGTCGTACGGGCCCGAGGACCTGGCCGGCCTCGACGCGCTCGACACCTACCCGGGCCTGAGCCCGTTCCTGCGCGGGCCCTACCCGACGATGTACACCACCCAGCCGTGGACCATCCGGCAGTACGCCGGCTTCTCCACCGCCGAGGAGTCCAACGCCTTCTACCGCCGCAACCTCGCGGCGGGCCAGAAGGGCCTGTCGGTCGCCTTCGACCTCGCGACCCACCGCGGCTACGACTCCGACCACCCGCGGGTGCGCGGCGACGTCGGCATGGCGGGCGTGGCGATCGACTCGATCTACGACACCCGCACCCTGTTCGACGGCATCCCGCTCGACCAGATGTCGGTGTCGATGACGATGAACGGCGCCGTGCTGCCGGTGCTCGCGCTCTACATCGCCGCGGCCGAGGAGCAGGGGGTGAAGCCGGAGCAGCTGAGCGGGACCATCCAGAACGACATCCTCAAGGAGTTCATGGTCCGCAACACCTACATCTACCCGCCGGCGCCGTCGATGCGGATCATCTCCGACATCTTCGCGTTCACCAGCCAGCGGATGCCGCGGTTCAACTCGATCTCGATCTCCGGCTACCACATGCAGGAGGCCGGGGCGACCGCCGACCTCGAGCTGGCCTACACCCTGGCCGACGGCGTCGAGTACATCCGCGCCGGCCTCGAGTCAGGCCTGACCATCGACCAGTTCGCGCCGCGGCTGTCCTTCTTCTGGGCGATCGGCATGAACTTCTACATGGAGGTCGCGAAGATGCGCGCGGCCCGGGCGCTGTGGAGCCGGCTGGTGCGCCAGTTCGACCCGCAGAACCCCAAGTCGCTCTCGCTGCGCACCCACTCGCAGACCTCCGGCTGGTCGCTCACCGCGCAGGACGTCTTCAACAACGTCGGCCGCACCGCCATCGAGGCGATGGCCGCGACCCAGGGCCACACCCAGTCGCTGCACACCAACGCGCTGGACGAGGCGATCGCGCTGCCGACAGACTTCTCGGCCCGGATCGCCCGCAACACCCAGCTGCTGCTGCAGCAGGAGAGCGGCACCACCCAGACGATCGACCCGTGGGCCGGCTCGTACTACGTCGAGAAGCTCACCCACGACCTCGCCGAGCGGGCGTGGGCCCACATCCAGGAGGCCGAGGCCGCCGGCGGCATGGCCGCCGCGATCGAGCAGGGCATCCCCAAGATGCGCATCGAGGAGGCCGCCGCCCGCACCCAGGCCCGGATCGACTCGGGCTCGCAGAAGGTGATCGGCGTCAACACCTACCGGCTGCCGGCCGAGGACCCGCTCGAGGTGCTCAAGGTCGACAACGACGAGGTCTACCGCCAGCAGGTCGCCAAGCTGGAGCGGCTGCGCGCCGAGCGCGACGGCGCCGAGGTCGAGGCCGCGCTGCACGCGCTCACGCGCAGCGCCGAGAGCGGCGACGGCAACCTGCTCGACCTGGCCGTCAGCGCCGCTCGCGCGAAGGCCACCGTCGGCGAGATCTCCGAGGCGATGGAGAAGGTCTACGGCCGGCACCAGGCCGTGATCCGTACCATCAGCGGCGTGTACCGCGACGAGGCCAACCTGGCCAACGACGGCGAGGGCGACACCCTCGTCACCCAGGCCCGCCAGGCGACCGACGAGTTCGCCGAGGAGGAGGGCCGCCGTCCGCGCATCCTGGTGGCCAAGATGGGCCAGGACGGCCACGACCGCGGCCAGAAGGTGGTCGTGTCCGCCTTCGCCGACCTCGGCTTCGACGTCGACGTGGGGCCGCTGTTCTCCACGCCCGAGGAGGTCGCGCAGCAGGCGATCGACGCCGACGTGCACATCGTCGGTGTCTCGTCGCTCGCCGCCGGCCACCTCACCCTGCTGCCCGCGCTGAAGAAGGCGCTGGCCGAGCAGGGCCGTGACGACATCATGGTCGTCATCGGAGGCGTGATCCCGCCCGACGACGTCCCGACCCTCAAGGAGATGGGCGCCGCCGCGGTGTTCCTCCCCGGCACGGTGATCGCGGAGTCCGCGCTCGACCTGCTGGCGAGGCTGCGGACGACGCTCGGTCACTGAGCATGCAGGTCGAGGACCTGCTCGCCGGCCTGCGTGCCGGGCACCGCGCCACCATGGCGCGGGCCATCACGCTGGTCGAGTCGACCGCGCCCCGGCACCGCCGGACCGCCCGCGAGCTGCTGCAGGCACTGGCCGCCGACGCCCCGACCCGGACGCCCGCCGTCCGGGTCGGCATCTCCGGCGTGCCCGGGGTCGGCAAGTCGACCTTCATCGAGTCGCTCGGCGGAATCCTCACGGCGGCCGGACACAAGGTGGGGGTGCTCGCCGTAGACCCGTCGTCGGTGCGCACCGGCGGCTCGGTGCTCGGCGACAAGACCCGGATGGCGACGCTGTCCACCCATCCCCACGCGTTCATCCGGCCCTCGCCCTCCGCCGGCACCCTCGGCGGCGTCGCGCGGGCGACGACCCAGGCGATGGCGGTCCTCGAGGCCGCCGGGTACGACGTGGTGCTGGTCGAGACGGTCGGCGTCGGGCAGTCCGAGGTGACCGTCGCCGGCATGGTCGACACCTTCCTCTTCCTCACCCTGGCCCGCACGGGCGACCAGCTGCAGGGCATCAAGAAGGGCATCCTCGAGATCGCGGACGTGATCGCGGTCAACAAGGCCGACCCCGACGACCCGGCCCGGGAGCAGGAGGCCCGGGTCGCCGCGCGTGACCTCGCCGGCGCGCTGCGCCTGGTCCGCGGCCATGCCGAGTGGGCGCCGCCCGTCGTCACCTGCTCCGGCCTCACCGGCGCCCGGGTCGACGAGGTGTGGCAGCAGGTGCTGATGCACCGCGACCATCTCGGTGCCGACGGGCTGGCCCACAAGCGTGCCGAGCAGCAGCTCGACTTCACCTGGGCGCTGGTCCGCGACGAGCTCGACCAGCGGCTGCGGCACAGCGCTGGCGTCAAGGCGGTGCTGGCCGACGTACGTGGGGCGCTGCTGGCCGGGGAGCTCACCGCACCGCTCGCGGCCGACCGGCTGCTCGCGGCCTACGACGCCGACGAGTGACCCGATGAGCTCGCTCCCGCGGCGCGCGGCCCTCGTGGCGCTGCTCGCTCCGCTGGCCACCGCGTGCGCAGGCGAGGTCCGCCGCGACGGCCCGGTCCCCGACGCCCGGCCAGCCGCAGTCCAGGGCACCGAGCTGTGGGCGCAGCTGCCCACCGGGCGGGTCACCGTCACCGTCGGCGCCCCGGTCCGCACCATCCCCGGCGCCGAGGTCAGCGGTGGACAGGCCGTCGACGCCGGCCGGGGCCGGGAGTTCCTGCCCGTCGCCGTCGCGTACGACGACCTGCTCGGGGTCCCGTACGACGCCCCCCAGGCCGATACCGACCCCACCGAGCTCACCCGGCTCGAGCTCCACGTCGGCGAGCGCGGCTACCGGGTGCCCTTCGTCGAGGTCGGGCGGACGTCGTACCTCGAGGTCCCGACGGGGGCGGCCGACCAGCTCAGCCTCGACGTGGAGTTCGACGGCGTCACGCAGAGCGTCGACGCCGCGGGGGAGCGGGTGACGGGACTCGCCGAGGGCCTGTACCACGCCAGCACCCGCACCACGCTGGAGTCGTGCGGCGACCGCGACGAGCGCACCTGCCGCTACGACCTGTGGGAGTACCCCTACGTCGAGGGCCTGGGCTGGGCCTCGCAGCGCCGGCCGGACGCCACCTGGGTCGTCGTGACGGCGCAGACCTGGCTGCGGGCCGACCAGGTGCGGGTCGACGGCGAGGCGTGCCGGGCCGAGGCGCTGGGCGGCTCGATCCGGCTCCGGGTCGACGGCGAGCCGGCCACGGCCGAGCTCTCCGTGCCCGCCAACGTCCGCCCCGGCGGGCACGGCCTCGGCGCCAAGGACGCCTTCCTGGTCGCCCCCGCGCCCACACACGAGCTCGAGGTCACCAGCACCTGGGGCTGCCGCCTCGGCGAGCGCAGCGCCGACCGTGAGTTCGTGGACCGGGTCAGCGCCTTCTCCTGACGGGCATAGGCTGGGGTGGTGGACGCAGCACTGGCCCTGGTCGACTCCGTCGTCGCGAAGTACGACGACGAGCTGGTCGAGCTGCGCCGCGACCTCCACCGCCACCCCGAGGTGTCCTGGCAGGAGCAGCGCACCTCCGGCCGGGTCGTCGAGCAGCTCGAGCGCTCCGGCTGGCGGATCAGCCGGATGCCGCGCAGCGGCGTGATCGCCGACCTGGGCGAGGGCGGGCCGACGGTCGGACTGCGGGCCGACCTCGACGCGCTGCCCGTCGCCGACCTCACCTCCGACCCGTGGACCAGCACCGTCGCCGGGGTCGCCCACGCGTGCGGGCACGACGTCCACACCACGGCGCTCGTCGGCGCCGGACACGCCCTCGCCGAGCTGCACGCCCAGGGCCTGCTGCGCGGGCGGGTGCGGCTGCTCTTCCAGCCGGCCGAGGAGGTGATGCCCGGCGGCGCCCGGCACCTGATCAGCCACGGCGCGCTCGAGGGCGTCGACCGGATCTTCGCGCTGCACTGCGACCCGTCCGTCGACGTCGGCGCCGTGGGCCTGCGGGCCGGGCCGATCACCAGCGCGGCCGACCGGATCGACGTACGACTGGAGGGGAACGGTGGGCACACCTCCCGCCCGCACCTCACCGGCGACCTGACCTTCGCGCTGGCCAAGATCACCAGCGAGCTGCCGGCCGTGCTGAGCCGGCGGATGGACCCGCGCGCCGGGGTCAGCGTGGTGTGGGGCATGCTCCGGGCGGGCTCGGCCGCCAACGTGATCCCCGACCACGGCATCGCGAGCGGCACGGTCCGGATCCTCGACGCCGAGGCCTGGGCGGCCTGCGAGGCGGTCGTCCGGGAGGCGGTGCTCGACATCGTGCGGCCCTACGGCGTCACCGCCAACGTCGACTACCTCCAGGGCGTCCCGCCGGTCGTCAACGACCGCGCCAGCGTGGCGATGGTCGCCGCGGCCGCCGACGACCTGCTCGGCCTGCACCACCGCACCGAGGTCGAGCAGAGCCTCGGCGGCGAGGACTTCGGCTGGTACCTCGAGCAGGTCCCCGGTGCGATGTTCCGCCTCGGCACGCGCAGCCCCGGCGGCCCCACCTTCG contains:
- a CDS encoding methylmalonyl-CoA mutase family protein: MTDSPLTLAQPEDAHTRAEWEAATAAVLRKSRKLGDSDPDSTVWDKLTRTTLDGIGITPLGLPGGPATAVRPTRSGAWDIRSLVAGPDAKLVNEAALVDLDGGVTSLWLAADADTDVAATLQDVLLDLAPVVLDAPSATTRVAEAFLALPGAKHPDSNLGIDPLGVMLRDIPLAVDEAVAELQTLARKAHQNDVRAIVVDATAAHDLGASDAQELGWSIAVGVAYLRWLTDHGLSVEDAARQVEFRYAATDEQFPTIAKLRAARVLWARVLELSGVESPVAQRQHAVTSRPMLSKYDPYVNMLRGTVAAFAAGVGGADAVTVLPFDSANGRPDGFGRRIARNVNHLLIDESHVAAVADPAGGAYAVEQLTADLAAAGWAEFQQLESEWEGGHDFDPFRARIAAVVEQRETEIARRKRPLTGLSEFPNLGETLPERDADPLNDRVRRYGASFEALRDEPAARPVFLATLGTIAQHTARATFVSNLLAAGGIAVEVAGATAGVEELVAAYRSSGAQPVVCLAGTDAAYDEWGGAAAAALREAGASHVIIAGKATDYVDDSAAMGVDALAFLNHTREKLA
- the scpA gene encoding methylmalonyl-CoA mutase, producing the protein MTIPKSFAGLPLAADQAAAAAPHVPTGEGWKSPEGIEIAPSYGPEDLAGLDALDTYPGLSPFLRGPYPTMYTTQPWTIRQYAGFSTAEESNAFYRRNLAAGQKGLSVAFDLATHRGYDSDHPRVRGDVGMAGVAIDSIYDTRTLFDGIPLDQMSVSMTMNGAVLPVLALYIAAAEEQGVKPEQLSGTIQNDILKEFMVRNTYIYPPAPSMRIISDIFAFTSQRMPRFNSISISGYHMQEAGATADLELAYTLADGVEYIRAGLESGLTIDQFAPRLSFFWAIGMNFYMEVAKMRAARALWSRLVRQFDPQNPKSLSLRTHSQTSGWSLTAQDVFNNVGRTAIEAMAATQGHTQSLHTNALDEAIALPTDFSARIARNTQLLLQQESGTTQTIDPWAGSYYVEKLTHDLAERAWAHIQEAEAAGGMAAAIEQGIPKMRIEEAAARTQARIDSGSQKVIGVNTYRLPAEDPLEVLKVDNDEVYRQQVAKLERLRAERDGAEVEAALHALTRSAESGDGNLLDLAVSAARAKATVGEISEAMEKVYGRHQAVIRTISGVYRDEANLANDGEGDTLVTQARQATDEFAEEEGRRPRILVAKMGQDGHDRGQKVVVSAFADLGFDVDVGPLFSTPEEVAQQAIDADVHIVGVSSLAAGHLTLLPALKKALAEQGRDDIMVVIGGVIPPDDVPTLKEMGAAAVFLPGTVIAESALDLLARLRTTLGH
- the meaB gene encoding methylmalonyl Co-A mutase-associated GTPase MeaB, encoding MQVEDLLAGLRAGHRATMARAITLVESTAPRHRRTARELLQALAADAPTRTPAVRVGISGVPGVGKSTFIESLGGILTAAGHKVGVLAVDPSSVRTGGSVLGDKTRMATLSTHPHAFIRPSPSAGTLGGVARATTQAMAVLEAAGYDVVLVETVGVGQSEVTVAGMVDTFLFLTLARTGDQLQGIKKGILEIADVIAVNKADPDDPAREQEARVAARDLAGALRLVRGHAEWAPPVVTCSGLTGARVDEVWQQVLMHRDHLGADGLAHKRAEQQLDFTWALVRDELDQRLRHSAGVKAVLADVRGALLAGELTAPLAADRLLAAYDADE
- a CDS encoding amidohydrolase codes for the protein MDAALALVDSVVAKYDDELVELRRDLHRHPEVSWQEQRTSGRVVEQLERSGWRISRMPRSGVIADLGEGGPTVGLRADLDALPVADLTSDPWTSTVAGVAHACGHDVHTTALVGAGHALAELHAQGLLRGRVRLLFQPAEEVMPGGARHLISHGALEGVDRIFALHCDPSVDVGAVGLRAGPITSAADRIDVRLEGNGGHTSRPHLTGDLTFALAKITSELPAVLSRRMDPRAGVSVVWGMLRAGSAANVIPDHGIASGTVRILDAEAWAACEAVVREAVLDIVRPYGVTANVDYLQGVPPVVNDRASVAMVAAAADDLLGLHHRTEVEQSLGGEDFGWYLEQVPGAMFRLGTRSPGGPTFDLHQGDFEVDEAAIGYGARMLAGVAVNALAQA